From Triticum aestivum cultivar Chinese Spring chromosome 4A, IWGSC CS RefSeq v2.1, whole genome shotgun sequence, a single genomic window includes:
- the LOC123083439 gene encoding B3 domain-containing protein Os06g0112300 — protein sequence MGLQQRAEEDEEITPLSGDRPFFTAVMCKTHVQKPYVLIIPTHFQRRLPARRAAVVLRCRGSSWIMSYCGDTKLKRLDQGWADFAVHNRLQVGDACVFELLSRDAEDVGKGEVVLEVQVLRGGGLPEPEDLGTRGDTTDEPIVILDQS from the exons ATG GGTTTGCAGCAGCGCgctgaggaagatgaggagatCACCCCACTCTCCGGCGACAGGCCCTTCTTCACCGCTGTCATGTGCAAGACCCACGTTCAGAAGCCCTATGTGCTG ATTATCCCGACTCACTTCCAGCGCCGGCTGCCGGCGAGGCGAGCGGCGGTGGTGCTCCGGTGCCGCGGGAGCTCGTGGATCATGAGCTACTGCGGTGACACCAAGCTGAAGAGGCTCGACCAGGGCTGGGCGGACTTCGCCGTCCACAACCGGCTGCAGGTCGGAGATGCGTGTGTGTTTGAGCTGCTGTCCAGGGATGCCGAAGATGTCGGCAAGGGCGAGGTGGTGCTCGAGGTGCAGGTGCTCCGAGGTGGTGGCCTGCCGGAGCCCGAGGATCTCGGAACCAGAGGAGACACCACCGACGAGCCCATCGTCATCTTGGACCAAAGCTAA